The following is a genomic window from Spirosoma agri.
CGATCTGATCTCCGATACAACGGCTTTGCTCGGTGTCGTCGAAAAAGCGTTCCGAAAACAGCAGGATCTGCGACCGCAGTATAATCTGGAGGAGCGCGGTTATTTCCTGCGGGACGGTCGGTTCTTTCTACCCGCTAATGTTGGTGTGGGTCGTGATGGGCTGATCTTCTACTATAATCCGTACGAGATAGCCGCCTACGCTGTTGGGCCAATTGAAGTGACGGTGCCGTATGAACAACTCAATGGAATCATGCGCGGCACCTGGTATTAACTCCATTAAACGGTAGCATCCTCTGATAGTATGACGTTCGATCAATTCACCGCCACACTCGACAAACCACAGCCACCCGCCGGGCTGTCGCCACTGCTCCAGGCGCTCTGGTACGATGCGCAGGGAAATTGGGAAGCCGCCCATAACGTTGCCCAAACCCGAGAAGGCGAAAAGTCTTATGATCGCATCCATGCGTATCTGCACCGAAAAGAAGGTGACCGTTTTAATGCTAATTACTGGTATCGTCGGGCGGGGGTATCGTTCTTCGATGGATCGCTGGAAGAGGAGTGGGCCATTCTGGTCAAGCAATTGCTGGCGTAGCCCTCACGGAACATAAGGTCCACCTGTTTCGCCCCAGCCCCACTTGGGCATTGGCGCATCGATTGCTTCACCAATCGTATTGGTATTCGAGTTGATGACTGCTAATCGCGAGCCCCACTCCAGATAACCTACCAGCGCGGAGCGAAATTCCGGATTGTCGGGCATACCGACCTCATCGGCAGCTTCCTGAATCAGCGTGACCCACCGACGACGTTGCGATTCGGTCAGGTGCTTGCCAAGGTGGTGGTGAATCATGTCATAATGACTGCCTTGCTTCAAGCTTTTCCATTCCGCCCGCCCATTCGCATAAAGTTGGGATCGTCGCTTTTGGTCCTGTTTCCATCTGGTTACTAATTAATTCCATACAAGATACGTGGATTTGGTGCAAAAAAAGGCCGCTCCCTAAACGGGAACGGCCTGCGTCTGTCGATGAATAAGTAATAAGTTAGAACAGGTCGGGAAGTTGTAAAACAACGCCCTTTAGCCTGTTTCTGAATTCTTTAATCTGAGTCTAGTTGGCCAGTTCTTCTTCCGATAATACCTCACTGACAGGAGTCAATGGTAGACCGAACGCATCAGCTACACCTTGATAAACAACCTTGCCGTCCACTACATTCAGACCCAGTTGCAGGTCCATATTGTCGCGACAAGCCTGTTGCCAGCCTTTATTGGCCAGTTGCAGCGCATAAGGCAGCGTAGCGTTCGTCAAAGCCAATGTGCTGGTATAGGGCACAGCTCCCGGCATGTTGGCAACGCAATAGTGCACAACGCCATCGATAATGAACGTAGGATCTTCGTGCGTAGTTGGCCGACAGGTTTCAATGCACCCCCCCTGATCAACGGCTACGTCGACCAGTACCGTACCAGGCCGCATCAACGTTAGCATATCGCGGGTGATCAGGTGCGGTGCCTTCGCGCCCGGAATCAATACCGCGCCAACGATCAGATCGCAGACCTTGATCATATCACGGATATTGTATTCGTTCGACATCATTGTCTGCACGTTTGGCGGCATGATGTCCGACAGGTAACGCAACCGTGCCAGGCTAACGTCCATGATGGTGACATGAGCCCCTAGACCGGCCGCCATTTTAGCCGCCTGCGTACCAACGATGCCACCACCCAGAATCAGTACGTTAGCCGGTTTTACGCCCGGTACGCCACCGAGCAGGATGCCACGGCCCTTAAGCGGTTTTTCGAGGTATTTAGCGCCTTCCTGAATAGCCATCCGGCCCGCTACTTCCGACATGGGAACCAGCAGCGGCAAGCTACGATCCGGACGTTCAACGGTTTCGTAAGCCAGGCAAACGGCTCCTTTCGCCAGCATCGCCTGCGTCAACTCTTCCGATGAGGCAAAGTGGAAGTAGGTGAACAGCAACTGGTCTTCTTTGATAAGATCGTACTCAGAGGCTATCGGCTCTTTCACCTTCATAATCATTTCCGCAATGCCGTATACTTCCTCGATTGATGGAAGCATAATGGCACCCGCCGAAATATATTCTTCG
Proteins encoded in this region:
- a CDS encoding globin family protein, producing MKQGSHYDMIHHHLGKHLTESQRRRWVTLIQEAADEVGMPDNPEFRSALVGYLEWGSRLAVINSNTNTIGEAIDAPMPKWGWGETGGPYVP
- the ald gene encoding alanine dehydrogenase — protein: MVIGVPKEIKNNENRVALTPAGVTELRKHGHTVYVQVNAGEGSGFEDEEYISAGAIMLPSIEEVYGIAEMIMKVKEPIASEYDLIKEDQLLFTYFHFASSEELTQAMLAKGAVCLAYETVERPDRSLPLLVPMSEVAGRMAIQEGAKYLEKPLKGRGILLGGVPGVKPANVLILGGGIVGTQAAKMAAGLGAHVTIMDVSLARLRYLSDIMPPNVQTMMSNEYNIRDMIKVCDLIVGAVLIPGAKAPHLITRDMLTLMRPGTVLVDVAVDQGGCIETCRPTTHEDPTFIIDGVVHYCVANMPGAVPYTSTLALTNATLPYALQLANKGWQQACRDNMDLQLGLNVVDGKVVYQGVADAFGLPLTPVSEVLSEEELAN